Genomic DNA from Flavobacterium sp. N502540:
AAGACCAGTCATTTCTTGCTGCAAGGTCTAAGAACAACATATCCTTGTAACCCAATGTAGTAGCTGCAAATACAGACTGTATTTCTCTTTTTGAGTCAATGGTCTGATAATTTCCTGTATTGTTTATAAAATTGTTAAGTGTAAACCAGTTCGTAATTCTTAATCCGGCACCAATTCCAGAATCTAAAATTGTTCTGTCATTCGTCATCGTATTCGTAATACTTGTACCAATATTAGCATTAAATGAAAAATCATCACTGAATTTTGTATTGATCGTAGCAATTAAATCTCCATAACGCTGCGTACTCACAGCATCATTACTAATATATCTACCATTAGCATGAGAAAGTGTTCCTTGAGTAGTAGCAAAAATTCTCTTTTCAAATCCACTGTCAACTCTGTTATAACTATATCTTGAAGCAATTGTTAACCATTCATTTGCTTTGTATGAAGCAGAAATTGCTCCGTTGAAGAAAGTGTTTGTGTCTTCAGATTTATTTCTGTTAATAGCCCAATATGGGTTTTGCATAATATCTCTGTTCGTCATCCAATTTTGAGCCATTAAATTTCTAGTCGGATTAAAAACTTCATAATTATTTTTATAAAAATTGAAATCATTTCCTCTTGGCATTAAATAAACTCCTGTAAGTGGATTAAAATAAAGACCATTCACCGGTTTATTTGCAATTGATTGTGTAGTATAGTTACCTGTTACACCTACTGTAAGTTTGTTATCAAAAAACTTTGCAGATTGACGAATTCCAAAGTTGTTTCTCTTAATTCCGTTACCTGGAATAATCCCAGATCCTGATGTATTAGCATAAGTCAATGCTGTAGAAGAATTTTCTGTAGCTGCAGAATACCCTACAGATGTAATTTGAGTAACTCCGGTTTGAAAGAAATCTTTAACATGATCTTTTACGTTTTGTTTCGCACCCCAAGTCTCATCTTCTCCTGCTCTTGCAGCATAATCTTTTTGAAACTTTGGCAAATAAGCTGCCGATTCAAAAGTAGTTACAGACGAACCTGAAAAACTTGACTGTCCTACTTTTCCTTTTTTAGATGAAAGTAAAATTACTCCATTTGCTCCTTGCGATCCATATAATACAGAAGCTGCTGCTCCTTTAAGAACCGTCATTCCATCATAATCGTCCGGGTTAATTAAAGACACAACATCTCCACCATCACGGTTACCACCATTTAAACTACCAAAAGTATCATTTGGCTGACCTGAACCAGAGTTTAACATCGGAATACCATCAATAACGTATAAAGGCTGATTGTTTGTTGCTGAAGAGCTTCCACGAATATCTACTTTTGTAGAACCACCTGTACCGGCAGAACTTTTTGTTACAGCAACACCCGCAATTTTACCTGCAATTGTATTGATAACGTTCGCATCTCTTACACGTGTTAGCTCTTCTCCTTTAAGTTCCTGAGCTGCATAAGTTAAAGATTTTCTTGTTTTCTTGATACCTAATGAAGTTACAACAACTTCCGTAAGTGCATTTGATGCTGCCTGTAGCATTTTAACATTAATTGTAGCAGCATCACCTACAACTATTGATTGTGTTTCAAGTCCAACATAAGTAAAAACTAAAGTCTGTCCTTTTTGAACTTCAATCGAGTACACCCCGTCAAAATCGGAAGTAGTTCCCTTTTGACCTCCTTGTACTGCAACGGAAGCCCCTGGCAATGGCATTCCATCAGAATCTGTAATCACACCTTTAATGTTTTTTACCTGAGCAAGCGAAACCTGCGCCGTAAAAACAATCATAAAGATTAAGAAAATTTTTTTCATGTTAATTTATTTTGTTAGTTATAGGGTAAAATTATTCTTAAGGGATTGTTAAAAAAAATAATTTATACAAACAACATTAAATTTTAAACCAACGACATAAAACAATCAATAATATGCTATTCGAAAACGTTTTCTAGCCATTTTCTGGTAAATTTTTACAACAAAATAAAAATTTACTACAAAAAAAATCACTTTTATTAAACAATCATTTAATATTCATTAACATCTTAATGGCATTTATGATCAAATCTCAGTCAATACTTTACAATATGCTTTACGAAAACGTTATCCCATCAGAAAACCCCAACACATTTCTTTTTTATTAAAATATTCTTCAAAAGAATTGCGTTTTAGAAAGTAATTGTTTAAAGTTGCATCATATTTAGGCTAAAGAAAATCCTTAATAAATTATTAACAGAAGTTGAACGAACTACGGAAATTAAAATTTGACATTAAACTCAAAAATCACATTTGGTTTTGGAGCTGCTATTTCACTCTTAACTTTTTAAGATGGGGAGCCTACTTTAATGACTACTCCTATTCGTTCAAATCAAACTTGATAGAATTCTCCTTACACATTCCATTAGTCTATTTTAATTTATTTGTATTGGTTCCTCGTTTGGTGCTAAAACAAAAGTACATTCAATACACCTTTATGATGGTTGCAAGCCTATTGGGTGTCTACTTAATAAAAACTGGTCTTACCTATTATATTATATCCGAAAATATTTGGCCGGAAGCGAACCGTGAATATCACACCTTCGACATTAACCACGTACTGGCAGTCTGCATCGGAGAATTGTACGTTGTTGCCATGGCATCTTCTGTTTACCTTACACTAACCTGGTTACGAGAACGCGAAAGAAACCGATCATTAAGAGAAAATCAGTTTAAGATCAAACTAAAATATCTGGAGAATCAAATTCAGCCTCATTTCTTTTTTAATACGCTGAATAACTTGTATGCTTTATCACTAGAATCTTCCGATAAAGTTCCGGACGTAATCTTAAAACTGTCTAATTTGATGGAGTATGTTTTATATGATGTCAAAGGAACTAAATCAGTTCCCTTAATTAAAGAAATTGATTACATCCAAAATTATATCGAAATCGAGAAGTTACGTTTTGAAAATGTAGAAGTTACGATCAACCTGGAATCGAATATCGAGGATATAGTAGTACCTCCGCTGATCTTTATTTCATTGGTAGAAAATGCCTTTAAACATGGCGGAGTCAATAACAACAATTTAAAAATCAAAATCAATTGTAAAGTTATCGACAATAAAATGTTAGACTTTGAAATCTTAAATAATTTTGTAATTTCACAAAATCTTAACTCGAAAGGCGGTATTGGCCTGGCGAATACCAAAAAAAGATTAAAACTGATTTACAAGAACGATTTTAGTCTGAAGAACACAATCAAATTAAATTACTATATAATCCGTTTGCAAATACCTCTTAATAATGAAAATTAAATGCGTGTTGGTTGATGATGAGCCTTTAGCAATCAAAGTCCTGCAAAATTATTTTACCAATTTTACAGATTTTGAAGTAATCGGCACATTTAATAATTCTTTGGAAGCGCTTGATTTTATAAACAGTACCACTGTCGATGCTGTATTCTTAGACATTAACATGCCTATGATGACAGGGTTCGAACTTATTAGCTTAATCGAAAACAAAACCAAAGTTATCATCACAACCGCTTTTAGAGAATTTGCCGCCGAAAGTTACGATCTGGATGTTCTGGATTATTTAGTAAAACCGATTCCTCTTCCAAGATTTATAAAATGCATTAATAAAATCACCACCGAATACAACCTAAAAAACAATATTAAAGTCGAAACCGTAAAAGGAGACTCTCATATTTTTATTAAAGTCGATAAAAAAATGATGAAAATTAATATTGAAGAAATTCTGTTTGTTGAAGGCATGAAAGAATACATAAAAGTGGTGACTTCCGACAAAACCTACATTACACACAAATCTCTGACTTCATTATCTGAAGAATTACCGGCTGACCGATTCCTGCGCATTCACAAATCATACGTAATTGCGCTCAACAAAGTGAAATCTATAGAGGGCAATCGTATTCAGATACAATCCTACACCATTCCAATTGGAAGAAATTACAGCAAAGAAGTAAAAAACAAAATTCTGGAATAAATTCAGCTTCCTAAATCGTTTTTCTAACTCAGTAAAAACTAACACATTGTTGAAAAAATAATGTCGTTGGTTTAAATTTAACATTATTTGTAGCTTTTTATTTTTTTTTGATACACTTAACAAATATATTTACGGTCTTCAAAAAACAATAAAATAAAAAATTAACCTCTTAAATTATGAGTTCAGAAAATGTTCAAACCAAATGGGGACAGTTTATCTCGTTGATAATTGTTTTCTTCTTTTGGGGTTTTGTTGGTTCTGCCAATGACATCCTGATTCCTGTTTTCAAGAAAGTATTCACCTTATCGCAAGTACAATCACAATTAGTAGCCTGGGCCTTTTATGCAGCATACTTCGTCGGTTCATTGATTTTCTTTTTGGTGTCCTTAAAATTAGATGTTTTACAAAAATTTGGATACAAAAAAACACTTTCTGCCGGTTTACTCCTATCTGCCGTTGGATCATTTTTATTCATTCCCGCTGCATCAATGGAAAGCTTCCCTTTCTTCTTAACCGCTTTATTTACAGTAGGATTAGGATTCTCTATCCAGCAAATTGTTGCCAATCCTCTTGCCATTAAAATGGGAAGCCCTGCAACAGGTGCACACCGTTTGACTTTAGCAGGTGGAATCAACTCTTTCGGAACTACAATTGGTGCTATCTTACTGGGAATAGCTTTATTCGGAATGGGAGATAACAAAAAAACAGCTCTTTCTTTAGAGGACATTAAACTGCCTTTTATTATTCTGGGACTTGCTTTTATCATAGTAGCCGTTTTCATGAACTTCTCCAAAATTGAAGATCCTGCAAAAGAGGACGAAGAAGAAATTAAAGTAGCTCACGAAAAATTCAACATACTAGACTACCCACAGCTTTATTTAGGAATGTTAGGAATCTTTATCTACGTAGGTACGGAGGTAACTATTATCAGTAACCTTCCTGCTTTACTGCATACACATGAATTTGGAAACATCCTGGAAGATGCTATTGCCCCATTTATTGCCCTTTACTGGGGAAGCTTAATGATTGGCCGCTGGAATGGCGGGGTTAACGTTTTCAATACTTCAAACTTAGTAAATACAGCTCTTAAGTTCATTGTTCCTGCATTGGCATTTGGAGTAATCATTGGCGCTAACCTTTTTGCCGCGCACGATGTTTCTTCTTTTTACATTTACCCAATCTGGATCTTGTTATTTATAGCAGTAAGTTTTGTTGGAGGTAAAAATGCAGGTAAAACCTTAATGCTTTTCGGAATTTCCGGTGTATTGATGATGTTTGCCGGATTGGTTTACCCGGATCCGCAAATTGCTAAATTCTTCTTTATTTCCGGAGGTTTATTCTTATCTATCATGTGGCCGTCTATCTTTGACTTAGCGATTGCAGGCTTAGGTAAAAACACTGGAAAAGCATCTTCATTCTTAATCATGATGATTCTTGGAGGAGGAATTATCCCTTTAATTCAGGGAAGTATCTGTGATATCGACCTTACAAGTCCAAACGGAATTTTTGGAATCACATGGACACACTTCTCCTATATCGTTCCTCTTCTTGGCTTTGCATACTTAGGATTTTATGGTTTCTATTGTCCTAAAATTTTAAAAAGACAAGGGATCAACCACGTTGAAGGCGGAGGCGGAGGTCACTAAACGAGTAAAATTTTAAATTCCAAATCTCAAATTCCAAATCCCAAACGCTCCTAAAAGTTTGGAATTTGGAATTTGAGATTTGTTTTTTTTTAGCACTACTTTCCTATAATCACAACAAACCCGACAGGTTTCAAAAATCTGTCGGGTATATAAAAATAAAAAAAACGCCATCTTTCTATTGAAAAATGGCGTTTTTAAGTTCTTATTAATTAAGGACTACTTGTTTCCTTTTTCGAAATCAGCTACAAACTGAGCCAATCCAATATCTGTTAATGGATGTTTCAACAATCCATAAATTGCAGAAAGAGGCCCTGTCATAACATCAGCACCGATTTTAGCACAATTTACAATGTGCATCGTGTGACGCACAGAAGCTGCTAAAATTTGAGTTTCGTAACCGTAGTTGTCATATACCAATCTAATCTCTTCGATTAAATTCAATCCGTCAGTTGAAACATCATCTAAACGACCCACAAACGGAGATACATAAGTTGCTCCCGCTTTTGCAGCCAAAATAGCTTGTCCTACTGAAAACACAAGAGTTACATTCGTTTTAATTCCTTTATCAGAAAAATATTTTGCCGCCATAACACCTTCTTTCGTCATAGGCAATTTTACCACGATTTGGTCATGTAATTCAGCCAGCTCCTCACCTTCCTTAACCATACCGTCAAAATCCAGCGCATTCACTTCAGCACTTACATCTCCTTCAACCAAATTACAGATGTCAACATAGTGCTTCAAAATGTTGTTTTTTCCGGTAATTCCTTCTTTAGCCATCAATGATGGGTTAGTGGTTACACCATCCAAAACCCCTAAAGCCTGCGCTTCTTTAATCTGAGCTAAATTAGCCGTGTCAATAAAAAATTTCATAATCTATTTATATTTAATTGTGTGTTTAAAATTTCCCTGCAAAATTACAACTTAGAATCTAAACTTAGCACCAATAGCCAAATCAATTCTCCATAAATTTTCTATCTCATCTTTATCCAATTTTTCCGTATAAGTTCTGCCATCTGCATACGTATACTTTAACTTCTTCAAAGCACCTCCAACAAAACTAACTTGTGGTCCTATCAAAAAATGAGGTGTTATTCTAAAATGATATCCCATTCCGCCAATCATACCCAGATTCGAACCTGTTATTTTTACCGAATTACCGCTAACCATACCTGCCTTATTTTGATATGCCATATACCCTAAAGATAGTTCTAAATTAGCCTCACCAATTCTTGCATGTTGATTTTCAGTCAGTATAAAAGACGGTCCAATAAACGAAATTGTTATATCATCACTAAAATCTCCTCTTGTCGTAACTCCATCATTCGAAGTAATCTTCTGATCATAAATCACTCCAGACGACTTATAAACATTGTATTTCAAACCAAATCCTCTTATTCCATCTTTAAGATAATAAGCGCTTACATCATAACTTAATCCCGATTTTAATTTTTTCAAATATTCCTTTTGTTCTGAATTCAGTCCGTCCGGAGATGAAGCTACTCTAAAACTCTGCCCAACATTAGCGGTAATTAAAAATTTTGAAGTTTTAGAATTATTATAATTACCTGAATTATAAACTACGGCATCCTTTTTAATAGCTTTAGAACCTGAAACTAGCTGAATGGTATCTTTAACAATCTTAGATCTATTATAATCCGAAGTATTTTCAACTCTCAACAAATCAGCAGTAATTCGATGACAACTACTTCCAAATGTACTCGGATACAAATGTTCTGTAATTAACAATGCATTAGCACCGCTTTTGCGAGCTTCTGTTTTTGCTTTTTCAAGCACTGTATTTAAACTACAATTGGTAGTAAAACCAGTATCTCCAATTTTAGTCGATCCAATTTTACTATATGCTGAAGGAAGTTCTGATTTAGCATTAAAAACGACAACTTTATCACTTTCATTTAATTTATCGTGTTTTTCAGAAACAGAAGTTCTGATTTTTGGAGAACAGGAACAAAAGGCAACAGTAATAAAAAGTAAAAGGTATTTCATTTTGGCATTTAGCTATTTATAATTTATAATGATTCATCAGCATTTTTTCATAAACTTTATCCGGTAATGCACGTTTTAAAACAATGGAGAACTTCTGCATAAAAGCCCCTACTTTATAATGTACTTTTGGTTTTTCCTTTTGGATGATTTTATAAACAGCTTCAGCCATTTCATTCGGATTTCCCCCTGCATCAACATGTTCGTTCATCGTTGCAAGAATATCGCCATACACTTTTTCGTAAGCCGAACCTTTTACCACCGGTGCGTGATAACGACCTGCTGCAATATTTGTGGCAAAATCACCCGGAGCCACATTCGTAATTTCAATTCCAAACGACTTCACTTCCATTCGCAAAGCCTCGGTAATTAATTCTAAAGCCCCTTTGGAAGCCGAATACACACTGCGATACGGCAATCCCATATAACCTGCAATCGAAGTAATATTGATAATCAAACCCGATTTTTGCTCTCGCATTTGAGGCAAAACCGCTTTCATCACTTCAATTGGTCCGAAAAAATTGGTTTCAAAATTATTCTTGATTTCCTCCGTCGGAATCTCCTCTAAAGGTCCGGTAATTCCAACCCCGGCATTATTAATGACAACATCCAGTCTTCCGGATGCTGCAATAATCTGAGTCACTGCCAACTGTATAGATTCCGCATTACGAACGTCCAAAGCAACCAATGGAAAAACAGAATGCTGTACCTTTTCAGGATTTCGGCTCGTTCCGTATACCACGAAACCTCTTTGATGTAAATACTCTCCAATTGACTTTCCAATTCCTGAAGATCCGCCGGTTATTAAAACAACTTTACTCATTATTTAAGTTTTGAGTTATGGGTTATGGGTTATGGGTTATGGGTTATGTGGAGAAATTTTTAATTTCCATCACTTAACTTTAACTTTCAAAAGGGTCAAAAATAAAAAAATCCTCCATAAGGAAGACTACTTTTAAATTAATTCTAAAAAAAATCCCGAAAGATCGGGAACTAAAAAAAAAAAAAAATGGCAAGCGACCTACATCGCACCGCTCAACCACGTACCCTTGCTATGTTCCCATCCTGGGGGAGTCTGCAGGAGCTGGTCGTGTAGGACTTGCCGGTGCAAATATACAATCTTTTTATATTTTTGCAAGAGCTTTGTTGCTATAAAAATATCATCGTATATTGGCTTATTCAAATTTTAAACTATGAAAAATTATAACTTCCTAACTGTCATTTTATTAGGAATCACATTAATTGGATGTGGAGATACAAAAAAAGGTGAAAATTCTTTGTTTACTATCGATGATTCGGCTTTTCCGGCACATTTTTCACCTCAGGAAGCCATTTCGATCGGTGTTTTAAACCCAAATTCGAAAGAAATCGACAGCATTGCCTACTTTGTAAACGATAAAAAAGTGGGAAGCACAAAAGGTGCGGAAAAATTCAAATTTGAATTAAAAGAACAAAGATTAGGATATCAGTACCTAAAAGCTACCGTTTATTTTGGATCAGATTCCTCAGACGCTACAAAACGTGTGGAACTGGTTTCTAATATCGAACCTAAACTATTAAAATATAAAATAGTCAACACCTATCCGCACGACAAACAATCTTTCACTGAAGGATTAGAGTTTTACAAAGACACTTTATACGAAAGCACCGGTCAGGAAGGAGCTTCTTACGTAAGAAAATACGATTATAAAACAGGGAAAATTTTCAAGCAAATTGATTTAGACAAAAAATACTTTGGTGAAGGAATTACGTTCATCAACGGTAAATTATTTCAGCTGACCTACCAAAACAAAACAGGTTTCATCTACAATGCCAACACTTTAAAACTGGAAAAAACCTTTGCTTACGAGAAAGATATCGAAGGCTGGGGAATGACGAATGACGGGAAATACATTTATCAAACGGACAAAACAGAGAAAATCTGGAAAATGGATCCTGCAACGCAAAAAATGATAGATTACATTAACGTATACTCAGGAACTTCAAAAATTAAAGCCATTAATGAATTGGAGTGGATTAACGGAAAAATCTATACCAACGTTTGGTTTAAGGATGCTATTGCTGTCGTAAACCCTACCTCTGGAGCCGTTGAGGGAATTCTGGACATGTCAGGATTACGCAAACTTATGACTGATGTAACTAAAGATGATGTTTTAAACGGAATTGCTTACAACCCAAAAACCAAAACTATTTTTGTTACCGGTAAAAACTGGACTAAAATGTTCGAAATAACCGTTTCAGAATAAGATAATTAAGAACAAATTTTCAAACACAGATTTCACTAATTTCACTAATCTATTGTGTGATAATTGTGAAATTTGTGCTTTTTACTTTATACCTCAAAATAATGACAACTCTTATAACAAACATAAAAGAACTGCTTCAGGTTCGCGAAACTTCAATAGCCAAAGTATCAGGAGCAGAAATGGCCATACTTCCAACGCTGAAAAACGCCTATTTAATTCTAAAAGACGATCTTATTCAGGATTATGGTCTGATGGAAAATCTTCCTGAAACCAATGCCGATCTGACAATCGATGCAACAGGACGAGTTGTACTGCCTACGTGGTGCGACAGCCACACCCACATTGTATATGCAGGTAATCGCGAACAGGAATTTGTAGACCGAATAAATGGATTTTCGTATGAAGAAATTGCGAATCGTGGCGGTGGTATTCTAAACTCGGCTAAAAAACTCAATGAAACTAATGAAGAGGAAATCTACGAGCAGTCGAAAGTTCGTTTAGAAGAAGTCATGCATTTGGGAACCGGAGCTGTAGAAATTAAATCCGGTTACGGACTAACTATCGAAGGTGAACTTAAAATGCTTCGCGTAATTCAAAAATTAGCCCAGAATTATCCGATTGCTATAAAAGCCACTTTTCTGGGAGCACACGCCTTCCCTTTGCATTATAAAGAAAACAAAGCGGGTTATATTGATGAAATCATCACTAAAATGCTGCCTGAAATTGCCCAAAACAAACTGGCCGATTATGTGGATGCCTTTTGTGAAACGGGTTATTTCTCAGTTGAAGAAACAGAAAAAATCATGGAAGCCGGAATACAATTTGGACTGAAACCAAAAATTCATGTCAACCAATTCAATTCTATTGGCGGAATACAAGCTGGAATCAAATACAACGCCCTTTCAGTGGATCATCTTGAAATTATGAACCCGGAAGACATTGAGGCGTTAAAAAATACAGAAACGATGCCTGTTGCTTTACCATCCTGTTCTTATTTTTTAAGCATTCCTTACACTCCGGCTCGTGAAATGATAAAAGCAGGCCTGCCAATTGCCCTGGCTACAGATTTTAACCCTGGCTCTACTCCATCCGGAAATATGAATTTTGTAGTTGCAACGGCTTGTATTAAAATGAAAATGACTCCTGAAGAAGCTATAAATGCCGCTACTATAAATGGCGCCTACGCGATGGGAATTTCTGAGACACATGGAAGTATCACCAAAGGAAAAAAAGCCAATCTGATCCTTACAAAACCCGTTTCCTCTTACTATCAAATTCCTTATGCTTTTGGAAGTAATCTTATCGAAAGCGTTTTTCTTGAAGGAAAAATTCTTGAATAGAAAGCATAAAAAAGGTCTGTGAAAAATCACAGACCTTTTTTACTTTTAGTGGTATTTGTCCTAGACGGCGTATTATCTTAAAGTGAAACTAGTTTTAGAAACTAATTCGTCATTGTCAAAAACGTTAATAAAGTAAGTTCCTTTTTCGAAATCTTTACCAATTAAATCTTCTGAAACATTTACTGTTTTATTTTCATATTTAACAGTAGTTTTAAAACTGTACGTTAAAGTATTATCTCCAAAACTTTCTGTTCTCTTTTCTCCTAAAACATTATTTTTAGAGTCAATAACCTGAACATAGTACGTTTTATCTCCTGATTTCGCGATTTGATTTTCAGCAATTGTAAAGCTTACTTTCAATACATCAGCGCGGCTTGCTTTATCAGTTTCAATTTGTTTTCCAGAACTTCTTACTTTGTAAGCAATTGTTTTAGTATTTAAAACTGATAATTTAGCTCCTTTTTCAACTGTTTTAGCCAATTCTTCGTTTTGACCAACCAAAACTTCATTGTATTTCTTAGACTCTCCTAAAACTACAATTGTACTGTCTCTTTGAACCGTTAAAACACCATTTTGTTTTTTCAACTCATCGTTTTCAGCAACTAAAGTTTTCATTTTACCTTGCATTGCCTGAACTTGTGATCTGTACTTAGACACATCTCCTTTAGATTTATTTAAATCATCCATTAGAGCGACTACTTTATCTCTTTCCTGAATTAACTCATCAGACATAGAAGTATTCTCAGCAATTGCAGCATCGTAAGTTGCTTTTAATTCCTGTAAATCTTTCATAACAGATTCTTTTTCTGTCATTGTCGTTGTAAGTTCAGTTTTAACTACGTCT
This window encodes:
- a CDS encoding SusC/RagA family TonB-linked outer membrane protein; protein product: MKKIFLIFMIVFTAQVSLAQVKNIKGVITDSDGMPLPGASVAVQGGQKGTTSDFDGVYSIEVQKGQTLVFTYVGLETQSIVVGDAATINVKMLQAASNALTEVVVTSLGIKKTRKSLTYAAQELKGEELTRVRDANVINTIAGKIAGVAVTKSSAGTGGSTKVDIRGSSSATNNQPLYVIDGIPMLNSGSGQPNDTFGSLNGGNRDGGDVVSLINPDDYDGMTVLKGAAASVLYGSQGANGVILLSSKKGKVGQSSFSGSSVTTFESAAYLPKFQKDYAARAGEDETWGAKQNVKDHVKDFFQTGVTQITSVGYSAATENSSTALTYANTSGSGIIPGNGIKRNNFGIRQSAKFFDNKLTVGVTGNYTTQSIANKPVNGLYFNPLTGVYLMPRGNDFNFYKNNYEVFNPTRNLMAQNWMTNRDIMQNPYWAINRNKSEDTNTFFNGAISASYKANEWLTIASRYSYNRVDSGFEKRIFATTQGTLSHANGRYISNDAVSTQRYGDLIATINTKFSDDFSFNANIGTSITNTMTNDRTILDSGIGAGLRITNWFTLNNFINNTGNYQTIDSKREIQSVFAATTLGYKDMLFLDLAARNDWSSTLVNTKKGSYFYPSVGLTGILSEMFKMPESISFAKVRATYAQVGNDVAAFVTTPVDLYVPGNNTTQPQIGLQRGTTLKPELKSEYEFGTEWRFLNNRFGIELSYYNSTTKNQYFQSAAPDGSPEGVRFYGFNAGSIENKGFEIVVNAGVVKGDKFSWDSSVNFSQNKNTVKELPESSKGIVNLTVPGVNNYQYSLIEGRPFGVIMGKNILRDSQGRMLLSDKGKVQVNPDFVEVGNSNPDFMLGFSNTFKVGAFFANVLIDGRFGGKVMSMTEAQNDFFGVSKATGDARNAGGVPVNAVKPDGTVVTNIPAEEYYKAVGGRDGITGEYVYKATNVSVREISVGYTFNPKKLPVFQTASISLIARNLFFIYKDAPFDPNIALSTGEGLQGIDIYGLPSTRSIGLNLNVTF
- a CDS encoding sensor histidine kinase, with amino-acid sequence MNELRKLKFDIKLKNHIWFWSCYFTLNFLRWGAYFNDYSYSFKSNLIEFSLHIPLVYFNLFVLVPRLVLKQKYIQYTFMMVASLLGVYLIKTGLTYYIISENIWPEANREYHTFDINHVLAVCIGELYVVAMASSVYLTLTWLRERERNRSLRENQFKIKLKYLENQIQPHFFFNTLNNLYALSLESSDKVPDVILKLSNLMEYVLYDVKGTKSVPLIKEIDYIQNYIEIEKLRFENVEVTINLESNIEDIVVPPLIFISLVENAFKHGGVNNNNLKIKINCKVIDNKMLDFEILNNFVISQNLNSKGGIGLANTKKRLKLIYKNDFSLKNTIKLNYYIIRLQIPLNNEN
- a CDS encoding LytR/AlgR family response regulator transcription factor — its product is MKIKCVLVDDEPLAIKVLQNYFTNFTDFEVIGTFNNSLEALDFINSTTVDAVFLDINMPMMTGFELISLIENKTKVIITTAFREFAAESYDLDVLDYLVKPIPLPRFIKCINKITTEYNLKNNIKVETVKGDSHIFIKVDKKMMKINIEEILFVEGMKEYIKVVTSDKTYITHKSLTSLSEELPADRFLRIHKSYVIALNKVKSIEGNRIQIQSYTIPIGRNYSKEVKNKILE
- a CDS encoding MFS transporter, whose translation is MSSENVQTKWGQFISLIIVFFFWGFVGSANDILIPVFKKVFTLSQVQSQLVAWAFYAAYFVGSLIFFLVSLKLDVLQKFGYKKTLSAGLLLSAVGSFLFIPAASMESFPFFLTALFTVGLGFSIQQIVANPLAIKMGSPATGAHRLTLAGGINSFGTTIGAILLGIALFGMGDNKKTALSLEDIKLPFIILGLAFIIVAVFMNFSKIEDPAKEDEEEIKVAHEKFNILDYPQLYLGMLGIFIYVGTEVTIISNLPALLHTHEFGNILEDAIAPFIALYWGSLMIGRWNGGVNVFNTSNLVNTALKFIVPALAFGVIIGANLFAAHDVSSFYIYPIWILLFIAVSFVGGKNAGKTLMLFGISGVLMMFAGLVYPDPQIAKFFFISGGLFLSIMWPSIFDLAIAGLGKNTGKASSFLIMMILGGGIIPLIQGSICDIDLTSPNGIFGITWTHFSYIVPLLGFAYLGFYGFYCPKILKRQGINHVEGGGGGH
- the fsa gene encoding fructose-6-phosphate aldolase translates to MKFFIDTANLAQIKEAQALGVLDGVTTNPSLMAKEGITGKNNILKHYVDICNLVEGDVSAEVNALDFDGMVKEGEELAELHDQIVVKLPMTKEGVMAAKYFSDKGIKTNVTLVFSVGQAILAAKAGATYVSPFVGRLDDVSTDGLNLIEEIRLVYDNYGYETQILAASVRHTMHIVNCAKIGADVMTGPLSAIYGLLKHPLTDIGLAQFVADFEKGNK
- a CDS encoding SDR family oxidoreductase → MSKVVLITGGSSGIGKSIGEYLHQRGFVVYGTSRNPEKVQHSVFPLVALDVRNAESIQLAVTQIIAASGRLDVVINNAGVGITGPLEEIPTEEIKNNFETNFFGPIEVMKAVLPQMREQKSGLIINITSIAGYMGLPYRSVYSASKGALELITEALRMEVKSFGIEITNVAPGDFATNIAAGRYHAPVVKGSAYEKVYGDILATMNEHVDAGGNPNEMAEAVYKIIQKEKPKVHYKVGAFMQKFSIVLKRALPDKVYEKMLMNHYKL
- a CDS encoding glutaminyl-peptide cyclotransferase; the protein is MKNYNFLTVILLGITLIGCGDTKKGENSLFTIDDSAFPAHFSPQEAISIGVLNPNSKEIDSIAYFVNDKKVGSTKGAEKFKFELKEQRLGYQYLKATVYFGSDSSDATKRVELVSNIEPKLLKYKIVNTYPHDKQSFTEGLEFYKDTLYESTGQEGASYVRKYDYKTGKIFKQIDLDKKYFGEGITFINGKLFQLTYQNKTGFIYNANTLKLEKTFAYEKDIEGWGMTNDGKYIYQTDKTEKIWKMDPATQKMIDYINVYSGTSKIKAINELEWINGKIYTNVWFKDAIAVVNPTSGAVEGILDMSGLRKLMTDVTKDDVLNGIAYNPKTKTIFVTGKNWTKMFEITVSE
- the hutI gene encoding imidazolonepropionase, translated to MTTLITNIKELLQVRETSIAKVSGAEMAILPTLKNAYLILKDDLIQDYGLMENLPETNADLTIDATGRVVLPTWCDSHTHIVYAGNREQEFVDRINGFSYEEIANRGGGILNSAKKLNETNEEEIYEQSKVRLEEVMHLGTGAVEIKSGYGLTIEGELKMLRVIQKLAQNYPIAIKATFLGAHAFPLHYKENKAGYIDEIITKMLPEIAQNKLADYVDAFCETGYFSVEETEKIMEAGIQFGLKPKIHVNQFNSIGGIQAGIKYNALSVDHLEIMNPEDIEALKNTETMPVALPSCSYFLSIPYTPAREMIKAGLPIALATDFNPGSTPSGNMNFVVATACIKMKMTPEEAINAATINGAYAMGISETHGSITKGKKANLILTKPVSSYYQIPYAFGSNLIESVFLEGKILE